Below is a genomic region from Ancylothrix sp. D3o.
AATTTATTATCTATTTGTTGTTTGCTTTATCCACTTTCCGAAATCTCTGCCAAAATAATAATATCCTATCTTCCCCATCCCGATTATGATAGACCTTTTATTAATAATGACTGTTGGTTTTTTTGGCAGTTTCGGTCATTGTATCGGAATGTGCGGCCCTTTAACAGTTGGATTTTCCCTATCCCAAAAAATAGAAACCCCCCAAAGCTGGCAAAAACAAATTTACTTCCACAGCCTTTTAAACATTGGCAGAATTATTAGCTATACCCTCACCGGCGCAGCCATTGGCGCATTAGGAGAAGTCACCATCGCTGGAGGAGAATTTGCCGGCATTGGCAGCATTTTACGTCGCAGTATCGCCATAATAACCGGCCTCCTACTTATTTTTTTCGGACTCAGCCAAATTTACCCTAATCTTTTACAAAAGCTGCCATTACTACCAACTTCTTTTACCGAAAAATTGCATAACAAACTCAGCCAAATTTTGATAAAAATTGCCCGTCAGGAAAACAAATTTACTCCTTTATTCCTAGGCTTATTATGGGGCTTTATTCCCTGCGGTTTTCTTTATGCAGCCCAAATTAAAGCAGCAGAAACCGGCAGCCTTATTTGGGGTGCTGGCACCATGTTTGCCTTTGGGTTAGGAACCATGCCAAGCTTAATAGCAGCCGGTTTATTTACCTCAAAATTAAACAGCGATCAACGCAGTCAATTATATCGCCTTGCCGGCTGGATAACTTTAACAATTGGTATCCTCACCTTACTGCGTTCTGATGCAATGGTAGACTACACCGGCCATGCAGCAATCCTATTATTAATTATCGCCTTAATAGCCCGTCCAATTAGCCGGTTTTGGGCATTTCCCTTGCGTTACCGGCGCGCCTTTGGAGTCGGCGCATTTATCTTATCAATTGCCCACACATTCCACACCCTCGACCATACATTAAACTGGAATATAGAAGCACTTTCCTTTATGTTACCCCAACATCAAATAGCAATTTGGGGCGGCATAATTTCCCTCACATTAATGATACCCCTCGCCCTGACAAGCTTCGACAAAGCCGTTAATTATTTAGGCAAAAAATGGCGAATTCTACACTTATTAAGCATCCCAGCCTTAATATTAGCCAGCCTCCATGCCATCCTGATCGGTTCCCACTATCTCGGAGAATTGCAAATCACACCGGCCGGTAAAATTTCTAGTACAATTTTGGCAACAATTACTATAATTGTAGTGCTGGCGAGATTTCGCTTATTTTGGACAATCTTATCCCTAGAAAAATACTATGTTCCACCCATTCAAAGCCGGTAAATTCTTCTTTATTTTACCCATATTGGTGTTAATTACCGGCCTCTCGCCGAAAGCATTTAACCCCATTCCCCCCGCCTATTCCCACGAAGTCGAAATCTCTGGAGATGTCGCGGCAACTTTTCACATTGAACCCAATCATAACCCAAAAGCCGGTCAACTTACCCAAGCCTGGTTTGCCTTAACTCGCAAAGGCGGCGCCATCATCCCATTAAACCAGTGTAACTGTCAGCTTGCCGTTTATTCCTTACCACGCCGGCCTAATGTTCAACCAATTTTAAAACCAGCTTTAAAAAGCATTAATGCCGAAAATTATAAAGGCATTCCAGGCGCAGAAATCACCTTTCCAAAAGCCGGTGCTTATGAGTTAGAAATCAACGGAACCGCAAAAGCCGGTGCTAATTTTCAACCCTTTAAACTCACCTTTGAAGTCAACGTTAGCAAGTAAATTTTAACCGCAGATAAACGCAGATGAACGCAGATGAATGCAGATGGTTTTGGGAATTGTAGCCAGAGATTTATTTATCCATAAACCTTTGAAAAACTCCCGAAACCTATCTGCATCCATCTGTGGAGCAGGCATCTTGCCTGCTTTACAAAATGGCGGGCAAGATGCCCACCCCACTGATGGAGTAGGCATCTTGCCTGCTTTACATCTGCGGTTTATTAACTACAAACCGGCCATAACTTCCCGCGCAGCAGCCAAAGTTTTATCGATATCTTCCTCCGTATGCGCCAAAGAAGTAAACCCAGCTTCAAACTGCGAAGGAGCCAAATAAACACCATGTTCCAACATACCACGATGGAACCGGCTAAACTTATTCAAATCGCACTTTTTGGCATCCTCATAATTATGCACCGGCCCCGCCGTAAAAAAGAAACCAAACATCCCACTAATATTGCCACCACAAGCAGCATGACCGGTTTCTTTCGCAATTTGCAACAACCCATCACTTAAGCGTTTTGTAATCTTTTCCAAATACGCATAAGTACCCTGTTTTTGCAATTGTTCAAGCGTTTTAATACCCGCCGTCATTGCCAAAGGATTACCCGATAAAGTGCCGGCTTGATATACAGGGCCGGCCGGTGCAATCATAGACATAATATCCCGACGACCGCCATAGGCACCCACCGGCAAACCACCGCCAATAATCTTACCCAAAGTCGTTAAATCTGGCGTCACACCAAACTTTTCTTGAGCACCGCCGTAAGCGATCCGAAAGCCGGTCATCACCTCATCAAAGACTAACAAAGCACCGTTTTCTGTTGTGATTTCTCGCAACCCTTCCAAAAATCCCGCATCGGGAGGAATAAAGCCGGCATTTCCAACCACCGGTTCTAAAATTACTCCACAAATTTCATCTTTGTTTTCTGCAAACAATGCTTTAACAGCTTCCAAATCATTATAAGGTGCCGTCAAAGTGTTACTTGTAGCCGACTTTGGAACCCCCGGAGAATCCGGTAAACCCAAAGTAGCTACTCCCGAACCCGCCTTTACCAAAAACATATCAGCGTGTCCGTGATAGCAGCCTTCAAACTTAATAATTTTGTCGCGTCCTGTAAAGGCTCTCATTAAGCGTAAAACCGCCATACAAGCCTCGGTGCCAGAGTTAACAAAACGCACCATTTCAATACTGGGAACGGCATCAATTACCATTTCTGCCAGTACATTTTCTAACGCCGAAGGAGCACCAAAACTTGTACCCTTTTCTAAGGAATCATGCAGCGCTTTAATCACATCAGGATGAGCGTGACCGCAAATTGCCGGCCCCCAAGTACCAACATAATCTATATATTGGTTGTTATCTACATCCCAAATGTAAGCACCTTTAACTCGGTCAAAAACAATCGGTTGTCCGCCGACCGATTTAAAAGCACGAACCGGCGAACTTACACCACCCGGCATTAACTTTTGGGCAGCGGTAAAAATTTCTTCAGATTTTGTGGTGTTCAGACTGGTGGTAATCAAATTTCTCTCCTCTATCAGCTTTAATTCAATATAGAGCAATTTGCGGTTTTTTTACTATCTCGCTTTTGCTCTTTTTTTGGTCAAAAAATTCTCACAATTCTTGCTACATTTCTGCCATTTTGTCTGCTAGTTTATCCTCATGGGAATTGCGGATTTTTAAACTTTTTCCTCAAATTCCCACTATCATATAACTATACCAGAAATTGCAGCAGAGGTGAATATCTTTGCTCAACAAAAGTAGCGCTCATACTGTAAATTTTTGTGTAAAACGATTGACAATTGACCCCGTTTATTTTATGGCAACACCAACCCCATCCACCCACTCCATCCCTGCTGAAAAAATCCGCTACAACGAACAAGGACTTGTCCCCGCCATCGTCCAAGATCACCTCGATGGCACGGTTTTGATGATGGCGTGGATGAATGCAGAATCATTGCAAAAAACCCTAGAAACCGGCGAAAGTTGGTTCTGGAGTCGTTCTCGCGCCGAATTTTGGCACAAAGGCGCCACATCCGGTCATATTCAAAAAGTAAAAACCATTCGTTATGACTGCGATAGTGATTGTTTACTTGTAGGAGTTGAACAAATTGGCGATATTGCCTGCCACACCGGCGAACGTAGTTGTTTCCATCAAGTAGACGGGCAAATTATACCACCACCGGCAGACATTCTTTCCCAAGTTTTTAACATTATCTGTCAACGCCGAGATCACCCCTCACCCGAATCCTATACCTGCAAATTATTGGCCGGTGGAGACAACAAAATTCTCAAAAAAATAGGTGAAGAAAGTGCAGAAGTCGTTATGGCATTTAAAGACGACGACCCAGACCAAATAGCCGGAGAAGTTGCCGACTTACTGTATCATACAATGGTTGCCCTAGCCCATCACAAAGTAGACATAAAAGAAGTCTATCGTAAACTAGAATCCCGCAAAAAATAACGGCGTAGGCTGTTACTATGCCCACCGGCTTCTATAATGGTGGGCATAACTAATCACCTTCTCTTCAAAAACCAGCCTAAATACTTCAAAATTACAACAGCAACCCCCACACTCAGCGCCAAACCCAACCACAAACCATCAGCCAAAGGACGAGGCAAATCTAACATAAACCCACCCAAAGGAGGCCCAATAAAATAGCCGATTGCCCAACATAAAGAATTCACCGAAAGATACACACCCCGCAAAGACTCCGGCGCCAAATCTACCACCAAAGAAGAAGCAAAAGGAGTATAAGAAACCGTTGCCATAGCCAACACAGCTAAACCCAAAATTGCCCACAGTAACGGTAAATTATTCAGCGTTCCCGTTAACCCAATTAATAAAAAACCACCTCCCCACAAAAACGCGGAAAAAATTAGAGAATTTGTATGGCTAAACCGGCCCAAAAACCGCGCCACCGGCAACTGAAACAAAATCGTCAAGAAAAGATGCCAAGTAAATAAACCAGTAATAATTTCCGTTGAAAAACCCTTAGCCGTACCGTCAGAGACAAAATCCTTAAAATAAAGCGGCATCGAAGTTTGAATCTGGCAAATATACATCGTAAATAAAACATTTACCAACGCAAAAATCAACAAACCCCGATCTCGCAAAGCCAAACCCCACCCCTCAAGCATCGAAGGTTTTGTACTCTCATCAAAATTTTTCCTAGAACTTTCCTTAATTGCTACCCAAATCACCCCAAAAAATACCAAATATGAAACACCATCAATAATAAATAAGCCCCGATAATTGCTCGTTAAAGAAATTAATAAACCTCCCAAAACCACACCCAACTGTAACCCCACACTATCCGCCAAACGATTCAAAGCATAAGCTTCTTGGCGATTTTCATTATTTGTTAAATCCGCAATTAAAGCCTCAGTTGCCGGCCAATATAACCCCCCACCGAACCATAAAAGTAAATTTCCTATCAACAAACTACTCAAATTATCCGCAGTAGCCAAAGCAAAACAACCCACCGCACAAACCAAAGCAGAAAGTAATAAAGTCCGCCGCCTTCCCCAGGCCGGTGAATCTGCCAGAGAACCGCTTAAAAACCGCCCTAAAACTCCAGAAATAGACGCAGAACCTAACGCAATTCCCACCGCAGTTTTTGTTAACCCCACCTCCTCAGTAAAAAAGATCGGGGCATAAAATAAAGTAAACCCGCTACCAATTCCAGAAAGTAACCTACCAGCCCCCAAAATCCAAACTTGCCGGTTTAAATTAGGCAGCCAAGAAAACAGCTTATCTCTTTGCAAAAATTTCATATTTACTGTATAATACTCCCATAATTTGTGTTAGCTATCCCGCCGTTTCACGCCATGTCCCTAGCGCCCCCACTAATCATCACCGGCCTGCTAATTGCATTGATAGCGGTCTTAGATTTTACCATTTTTAGGCATCACCGGCTCGGTTTTAAATATATCCCAGGACTTAAACTTTATAACAAAGCCGTAGAGCAAACAAAACAACGTAATTATACCAGCGCCATAGGAACCTTTACTCAGGCATTGCAGCAAAATCCCAACTTAATAGAAGCCTACAACCGACGCGGACACGCTCGCTTTCTCGCCGGTGATACCTCTGGCGCAATTAAAGATTACAATCAAGCCATAACCCTAAATCCCAGCTACATAGAAGCCTACATCAACCGTGCCTACGCCCACAACAAACAAGGAAACCGCACCGCAGCCATCCACGATTATAATCAAGCCACTAAGTTATATTTAAAGCAAAAAGATCCAATCAATTACCGCAAAACCTTAGAAACATTAAAACTGCTTCCAAAGGGCGAGCAAACAAATAAGCCGATCGAAGAAAAACCCATCCCCAAAACACCCCCTATCTCTAACGCAACCAACAACAATTTTGAATTTGATCACGGATTATACAGCGCCCAAATAGGAGACTATAAAGGAGCAATTCAATACTTTAATCAAGCTCTAAAAATCAATTCCCAAGACAGCATAATTTACTATAACCGGGGACTAGCTTATTTTAAACTCGGTAAAAATAAAGAAGCCCTAGCAGATTTAACAAAAGCAATAAAAATCAATCCTAACTATATTGAAGCCTTACTAGCACGAGGCGATCTTTACCGCAAACTACCCTCTTATCAGCAAGCCATAGAAGAATACACCAAAGTCATAGAAATTAACCCCGAAAATGCCCAAGCTTATTATAACCGCGCCCTTACCTATTCTGAAAGAAGCGAAAAAAGCTGGTCACTTCAAGATAAACGTCAAGCCCAAGAAAACTATCAAAAAGCAGCTAAATTATTCTTTGAAATGGGAGATATTCCTAATTATGAAAAAGCCAGAAAACATATACAACAAAACTCCCCAGCACAACCCTCTAATCTACCAAAATCTCATAAACTTTCCCCTTCAATTTCCCCCCAAAAATCAAAGACAAACCCTAACCAATTCCAACGCCAAAAAACTAAAATCTCACCCCGCATTGAACTCGAAAAAAAATTACTTATGCTTTTAAACGGCGAGCGGCGCACAGCCCTACGCCTGGTAGAATCAGCCCAAGCGAAATATCCTGATAAAACAATAGATTGGTATTACGAAAAAGTCATTTGGGACATAGAAAGAGACCGGGGCAGGTGAACAATTAAAAACACAGACTTAATGCCAAATATAAACATACCCTTCTGCCTTCCCTTGACCTGTAGAACATTGCCAAAGACGACTTTAGAAAAACTTACAAGAGATCAGCCCGATAGTTAGACAAGCAGCCGAACAGTAAACAGCGGAAACTTAAAAAAACTTTTTAACGACAAATCTTATCAGCAGCTAACAACTTTCTCGATCCTTGCCCAAACTGCTGCGTAAAATTGATTCAAGTACAAGAAATCCATCAGGGAGCAAAACGGTTTGGCACACACACCCTACTCCGATTGGATCGTCAATCCGAGCGATCACAACACCAGAAACACCCAATCCCCAATCCCTCCCATTCCCATAGAATTAAGAGGCAAACCCGAATCACTGCCACAAACCTTACTCACTCAGATGAAAGCTGAGGAATTTTACAACCACTTCTTTTATTACCGAGGAGTCAAAAAAGCCCAAGAAGGCGACTACACCGGCGCCATAGAAACCTGGTCACAAGAAATACGCCGCCATCCAGACTTTGCACCGGCCTACTTTGATCGCGCCAACATCCGCCGCAAACTCAAAGACTTAGACGGAGCCCTAGACGACTACACCCAAGTCATCGAAATTTGCCCAGACTGTGCAGACGCCTACTTCAAAAGAGGAAACACCAGACGAGACATGGGAGATCATCAAAGCGCCATCGAAGACTACAACGAAGTCCTCCGACTCAACCCCACCTTTGCCGAAGCCTACAACAACCGAGGCAACGCACGCCGCGACACCGGCAACCACACCGGCGCCATCGAAGACTACAACAAAGCCGTCATACTCAACCCCAACTACGCCAAAGCCTACTACAACCGGGCCCTCTCACGCCGGCGCATCGGCAACTCCCTCGGAGCCATAGAAGACTACAACAACGCCATCCGCATCAACCCCGACTACGCCAAAGCCTACTACAATCGAGCATTCACCTACTCAGATTTAGGCGCAAAACAAAAAGCCCTCACCGACCTCCAACAAGCCGCCGAACTATTCTTAAAACACCGGCAAATGACCGCCTATCGCAAAATCATCCAAGACATGAAACAACTCCAACCCTAACCCAACTCCCCGACACAATAAGTTTCCGATTTCCCCAGCTTTTCCATCCAACGGATCTCAAAATCAAGCATAATAAACACTGAAATTTCTCCATCTTCCCCACGAGATACCCACACCCATCTGCGTGATATTTATCATGTCATCATCCTTTTTATTAGTAACAGATTTAGACAACACCCTCGTCGGAGATGACCAAGCCCTCGCCCACCTCAACCGGCACCTCCAGAACCACCGCACAACCTACGGCACAAAAATAGTCTATTCAACAGGCCGTTCCCTCACCAGCTACCAGCAACTCCGCCAAGAAACCCAACTTTTAGATCCAGACGCCCTCATCACATCCGTTGGCTGTGAAATTTATCATCAAAACAGCCCAAACCCAGACCCCGCCTGGTCAGAAATCCTCACCCCCGGATGGAACCGGCAACTCGTAATTAACACCGCCGCCGAATTTAGCCAACTTATCCCTCAACCCGAACCCGAACAAAGACCCTACAAAATCAGCTATTTCTTAACACAAAAAGACGCAGAAAACATCATCCCAAAACTACAAAATAACCTTCAAAAACAAAACTTAAAAATCAAACTAATTTACAGCAGCAACAAAGATTTAGACATCATCCCCCAACAAGCCGACAAAGGACAAGCCATGCAATATTTACGCAAAAAATGGCAAATTCCATCCACCCAAACCGTTGTTTGTGGAGACTCCGGCAACGACATAGCCATGTTCAGCGCCGGCACCCAAAAAGGTATCATCGTCGGAAACGCCCAACCCGAACTGCTAAACTGGCACAAAAGCAACCCATCTCCAAACCACTACCTAGCAAAAGCAACCTGTGCCGGTGGCATCCTAGAAGGACTAAAAAACTTCCACCTCCTACCCACCTAAAACCATCCCTATTCATCCCCATTCATCCGCGTTCATCCGCGTTTATCTGCTATAGGATGCGGTTAAAAAACAAAAAACCAACAACTAAAAAACTTCAACATCCTACCCACCTAAAACCATCCCCATTCATCCCCATCCATCCGCGTTCATCTGCGTTTATCTGCGGTTAAAAAACAAAAAATGATAGCCTACCTCAAAGGAACCGTAACCCAAATCCAAAAAACCCCTCCCAACAAAATCACCCTCACCCTAGAAACCAATCAAATAGGCTACGAAATCCAAATACCCCCAAGACTAGCAGAACAAATACGAACCAAAACCGAACAAATACAAATTTTCACCCACCAACAAATCAGAGAAGACCAACATATCCTGTATGGCTTTGCCAGCGCCGCCGAAAGAGACTTATTTCGTCAACTCATCAGCGTCAGCGGCATTGGCCCCCAATCAGCCCTTGGCCTCCTCGACACCCTAGGACTTGAAACCCTCGTTCAAGCCATCGTCACCGGCAACATAAAAGCCCTCACAAAAGCCCCTGGAGTCGGCAACAAAACAGCAGAAAGGCTCAGCCTCGAACTTAAAACCAAACTCGGAGAATCGCGCAAAGGAGCCGGTTTAAGCGTGCCGGTTGTCCTCGAAAACAGCCTCCAAGAAGACCTAGAAATGACCCTTTTAGCCCTGGGATACACCAACACCGAAGTCCTGCGAGTCTTAGAAGCCCTAAATCAAGAACCCGATTTAAAACAAGCCGGCATCGAAGAATGGATACGACGAGCTATAGCCTGGTTAAGCCGGCCCTAAAAACCCAGATCACAGAACTCAAAAACCAAAACCAAACCCACTAGATCGTCCTATCCCAATCAATCAACAGCCAAATTAAGCTTCAATGCCCTTGCCATAAACCACATTAACCGCTTGGTGCAAAGCCACTGTCCGATCTTCCAAAACGTGATCAGGATGAATCAAATCGAAAATGCCCAACGTTTGCAAACGACTTTGAATTTTCGGACTAGCCCCAACAATAAAGACTTGCAACCCTTTATCGACAGCATCCCGAATCGCATTCTCAATAGCCAACGAAGCAGTAACCCCCAACATCGGCACATCGCTGAGATCCATCACCAAAACATCAGCATCCTTAATCGCATTATGCTCACGGGCGATAGCCTTAGACAAACCAAAAATCATCGGGCCACTTAAATAAAACAACAACACCCGACCCTTCCCCTTATCTAGCAATTCCTTTTGCTCAGGAGTCAACCTCACATCATCATCCGTATCCGTAATCAGCTTAACTTCCTGAGACTGCAAACTGCTCAACCGTTCAATTGTGAGAACATTGGCAATAAATACCCCCACACCCACCGCCACAATCAAGTCTACAAAAACCGTCAGCAGCAGCACCCCGTACATGATCAAAGAACCTTTCACGGATATTTTGTGAGAACGCTTCAAGAAACTCCAATCGAGAATATCAATCCCCACCTTAAGGGCAATTCCCGCCAAAACCGCCATCGGAATTGGTTCGGTCAATTTTGCCGCCCCCAACACCACCACCAAAAGCACCACAGCACGAGTTAAACCCGATAAAGCAGAAGTTGCGCCGGTTTGAATATTAACAACCGTTCCCATCGTTGCACCGGCACCAGGCAAACCCCCAAAAATCCCTGAAACGATATTAGCAATGCCTTGACCAATCAATTCCTTATCTGATTTGTGTTCCGTCCGCGTCAAACTATCTGCCACCACCGCCGTTAACAAAGTATCAATACAGCCCAACATCCCCAACATCACACCATCAACAAGCATAATGGTGATTTGATCGGGGCTAAAGGTAGGCATTCGCAAACTAGGCAAAGCAACAGGAATTTCACCAATACGGCGAATATCAACGTCCTTAAATATCGTCACCGAGATCAGCGTACCGATAATAAGAGCCACAAGCTGAGGCGGCACGATTTTCTTGAATTTCTTAGGCATCAAGAAAATAATCGCCAGCGTTACCGCACCTAAAATCGCTTCCGGTGGGTTCACCTTCGATATCAACTGCGGGATAGCCATAAACGTTCCCAAAACACCACCCTTGGGCGGCGCTTGACCAAGGAACGGGGCAATTTGCAAAATTATCAAAATTACGCCAATTCCCGACATAAAGCCAGAAATGACGCTATAGGGCATTAAGGTAATGTATTTCCCTAACTTAAAAATCCCAAAAATAATCTGAAACAGGCCGGCCAACATAACGATAGTAAAAGCCATCCCCAAACCCTGATCAGGGTTAGCTGCCAGCATTGATGCCACAATGCCGGTCATTACCACCGTCATTGGGCCGGTGGGTTCAGAAATCAATGTTGGTGTGCCACCAAACAAGGCCGCAAAAAAGCCGACACAAACCGCCCCATAGAGTCCGGCAATGGGCCCTACACCAGAGGCAACTCCGAAAGCGAGAGCAAGCGGGAGTGAAACAATCGCTGCCGTGACACCACCAAAGATATCACCCCGAAGATTGCTAAAATCAATTTCATTAGTTACTGACATGAGTAAGTATGTGAAAGGAAAGTGTGCTAGAGGAGATTGAACACGAGCATATCAATAAGTGGTTTATAACAAAAGATTATGGAAAATATCTAAAATTTTTTTGGCTTGGCTTTTTGGAGTGTAAATTGCCTTAAACCACCTAAAACTCAAGGAAATATGAGACTAAACGCTATAAGACAGCCTTTTTTTCTACAGCCTATTATTTTGTTATGGGCTGCATCAATTAAGCTCATAGAACTACGACGAACCGATGCCAAAGCTCGACGATTGATTGCTTTATCGCTCTACCCTACAGGTTGCCACAAACAAAAATGATAATAAAAGCATTTATACTTACTTCCCATCAAAATTTTACCTTGCTACAGAGCTTGAGCAGGCCAAGCCAGAAAATATACACCGATATCGTTACTCGCCAGCAAACCTGTGATATGATCGACAATTGCTGGATTTTATAAAAAGACAACTCATGGCACTAACCCAACAGCGAAAACAAGAAGTAATGACGTCCTATCAGGTTCACGAAACCGACACAGGATCAGCAGATGTGCAAGTCGCCCTTTTGACCGAACGCATCAATAAACTCAGCGAACACCTCAAAGCCAATAGCAAAGACCATTCCTCGCGTCGGGGATTGCTAAAAATGATCAGCTTGCGGAAGCGTCTGCTGGCCTACATCATCAAACAAGATCAACAGCGTTATCGCAAACTGATTGAGCGCTTAGGCATTCGCGGTTAAGAAAGCTATGGCATCAGAAACCGACGAACGCTCACGTCTACCCTTTGAACCGGCCAAAAACCGCAAAAAGTCTGCTTCCCAGCGCTCTGAGGCTTCTCCAACGCCCAGCAAAGAAGCCAAAAAAAAGCCGAACCCAAAACCCATAGAAAAAACCGAGTCTAAAAGCAAAACAAAACAGCCAGTCACAAAGGCTAAAACCGCAGTACCAGAAGCAGTAAGCCGGCGTATGATTAGCCGAATGGCAGTATTTAGTGGGCTTCCAACCTTTTTAGGAATTGCCACCTTTGTTGCCAGTTATTTTGTGATCACCAACAATTGGTATGACTTGCCGAATTCAGCCGTTGTCTTAGTCAGCATGGCATTTTTTGGCATCGGCGTTTTGGGGCTAAGTTACGGAGTGATTTCAGCATCTTGGGATGAAGAAATACCGGGCAGTGCACTAGGCTGGAAAGAGTTTACAACCAATTTCGAGCGCCTCACGGCAGCTTGGCGCACGGCAGGTAAAAAAGACACGGAAACCTGAAAAAAAATACTTATTCAGGGACTCAGTGCAACAGAGAAATTTCATTATCAAATTTGAGTTTCTCGTGAAGCCTGCGCTCAGTTGCAAGCGTGAAAATTGAAGCTAAAAGAGGCCGGTTTTGCGCTAACCGGCCCACTCCTAAAAAATCCCTTATCCCCACAACCCCCTTTGTTACAAATGAAGGGGGTTAGCTTTATTAAAAATGACATAACAGCGCTCAAAAAATGACAGCCATCCCACCAGATCGGGGCAACCAGCATATTGATTGCCCCTCCAAAAAAAGATAAATGCTTTTGGACTTTAGACAACAATTAATCTTTTGAAGCTTCATTAGAACGCTTGAGAGCTTCGAGGGCTTGCAATTGTTCATTCATAGCCGTGAGAAGCTGGTCAATTGCCGGCAAAGTGTAAAGAGATTCACGATCTAAATGTGGATCAAATCTATCCCCAATTTCGCTCAATTTTCGCTGTAATTGCGTTGCTAAAGTTAAAGCATCTTGACTTAAATCCGCCAATTTTTGCTGGCGATAAAAATTCAAAGCTTCCCCCCGCAAAACCTGAAGCGTTGCCTCTTCGCCATTTTCACCGGGATTCACTTGTAACAATAGCAAAATGTGCGTTTTATTATACATTCGTTCCATTTCTACCTGTTTGGGGCGCTCCACCGGCAGAAAAGGCAAACTAAAAAAATGTTTTAATTCTTGAACTAAAGCATTAAACAACGGCAGCGACAAATCATCCAAAACAGACTGC
It encodes:
- a CDS encoding SulP family inorganic anion transporter — encoded protein: MSVTNEIDFSNLRGDIFGGVTAAIVSLPLALAFGVASGVGPIAGLYGAVCVGFFAALFGGTPTLISEPTGPMTVVMTGIVASMLAANPDQGLGMAFTIVMLAGLFQIIFGIFKLGKYITLMPYSVISGFMSGIGVILIILQIAPFLGQAPPKGGVLGTFMAIPQLISKVNPPEAILGAVTLAIIFLMPKKFKKIVPPQLVALIIGTLISVTIFKDVDIRRIGEIPVALPSLRMPTFSPDQITIMLVDGVMLGMLGCIDTLLTAVVADSLTRTEHKSDKELIGQGIANIVSGIFGGLPGAGATMGTVVNIQTGATSALSGLTRAVVLLVVVLGAAKLTEPIPMAVLAGIALKVGIDILDWSFLKRSHKISVKGSLIMYGVLLLTVFVDLIVAVGVGVFIANVLTIERLSSLQSQEVKLITDTDDDVRLTPEQKELLDKGKGRVLLFYLSGPMIFGLSKAIAREHNAIKDADVLVMDLSDVPMLGVTASLAIENAIRDAVDKGLQVFIVGASPKIQSRLQTLGIFDLIHPDHVLEDRTVALHQAVNVVYGKGIEA
- the rpsO gene encoding 30S ribosomal protein S15, with product MALTQQRKQEVMTSYQVHETDTGSADVQVALLTERINKLSEHLKANSKDHSSRRGLLKMISLRKRLLAYIIKQDQQRYRKLIERLGIRG
- a CDS encoding sucrose-phosphate phosphatase gives rise to the protein MSSSFLLVTDLDNTLVGDDQALAHLNRHLQNHRTTYGTKIVYSTGRSLTSYQQLRQETQLLDPDALITSVGCEIYHQNSPNPDPAWSEILTPGWNRQLVINTAAEFSQLIPQPEPEQRPYKISYFLTQKDAENIIPKLQNNLQKQNLKIKLIYSSNKDLDIIPQQADKGQAMQYLRKKWQIPSTQTVVCGDSGNDIAMFSAGTQKGIIVGNAQPELLNWHKSNPSPNHYLAKATCAGGILEGLKNFHLLPT
- a CDS encoding PAM68 family protein, producing MASETDERSRLPFEPAKNRKKSASQRSEASPTPSKEAKKKPNPKPIEKTESKSKTKQPVTKAKTAVPEAVSRRMISRMAVFSGLPTFLGIATFVASYFVITNNWYDLPNSAVVLVSMAFFGIGVLGLSYGVISASWDEEIPGSALGWKEFTTNFERLTAAWRTAGKKDTET
- the ruvA gene encoding Holliday junction branch migration protein RuvA → MIAYLKGTVTQIQKTPPNKITLTLETNQIGYEIQIPPRLAEQIRTKTEQIQIFTHQQIREDQHILYGFASAAERDLFRQLISVSGIGPQSALGLLDTLGLETLVQAIVTGNIKALTKAPGVGNKTAERLSLELKTKLGESRKGAGLSVPVVLENSLQEDLEMTLLALGYTNTEVLRVLEALNQEPDLKQAGIEEWIRRAIAWLSRP